TATAGCATCGATTCAAACGGCACCGAGCACATTATACAATTAGCTATTGAAAACTGGTGGATGGTTGACCGTGAAAGTTTTTTGATGAAAACCCCATCTGTTTATAATATTGACGCCTGGGAGGATACTGAGTTACTGACTTTAAAACATGACGGTTTATTGCAAATTTTGAACATTCCAGCCATCAAAGAAATGTTTTGGCAAATGAATCAAAGCAATTTCATCGCTTCACAAAAAAGATTAAATTACTCCATTACTTTACCTGCTAAAGAGCGGTATGAAGAACTGTTAAAAAACTACCCGGAATTTGTGCAGCGTTTT
The genomic region above belongs to Mucilaginibacter sp. KACC 22773 and contains:
- a CDS encoding Crp/Fnr family transcriptional regulator — protein: MFLEQGHVCQYTGFILKGAMRLYSIDSNGTEHIIQLAIENWWMVDRESFLMKTPSVYNIDAWEDTELLTLKHDGLLQILNIPAIKEMFWQMNQSNFIASQKRLNYSITLPAKERYEELLKNYPEFVQRFPQHTIASYLGINKETLSRVRSKLVKK